One genomic window of Glycine max cultivar Williams 82 chromosome 16, Glycine_max_v4.0, whole genome shotgun sequence includes the following:
- the LOC100791192 gene encoding dnaJ homolog subfamily B member 6 isoform X1, which yields MADEGNKSNNFYSILGLKKECTELELKNAYRKLAKKWHPDRCSATGNSELVEEAKKKFQEIREAYSVLSDANKRLMYDVGVYDSDDDENGMGDFLDEMLTMMSQTKSNENGEESFEELQQLFEDMFEADIGLDGGPSLASSDCSTSSAYMTYSESSSSNKHNSSEMNFGKAENSSVFDAGYQNFCFGVNQLQDIKKKKGGILGGGRSRHRNGRKQNMSYGHDVSSNDYPGISTK from the exons ATGGCCGATGAAGGAAACAAAAGCAATAACTTCTATTCGATCTTGGGGTTGAAGAAGGAGTGCACTGAATTGGAGCTAAAGAATGCTTATAGGAAACTTGCAAAG AAATGGCACCCAGATCGTTGTTCAGCGACCGGGAATTCAGAGTTAGTGGAAGAAGCTAAGAAAAAATTTCAGGAAATTCGGGAAGCCTATTCAG TTTTATCTGACGCCAACAAAAGGTTAATGTACGACGTGGGAGTCTACGACAGTGATGACGACGAGAAC GGCATGGGGGACTTCTTGGACGAAATGCTAACAATGATGAGTCAGACCAAATCGAAT GAAAACGGAGAGGAGAGCTTTGAGGAGTTGCAACAGTTGTTTGAAGACATGTTTGAAGCAGATATTGGATTGGACGGAGGCCCTTCTCTTGCTTCTTCTGATTGCTCAACTTCATCTGCTTACATGACTTATAGTGAAAGTTCTAGTTCAAATAAACACAATTCCTCTGAGATGAATTTCGGGAAGGCAGAGAATTCTTCTGTCTTTGATGCTGGTTACCAGAATTTCTGTTTTGGG GTGAACCAACTCCAAgatataaagaagaaaaaggggggAATTCTAGGAGGAGGTAGAAGTAGACACAGAAATGGCAGAAAGCAAAATATGTCCTATGGCCATGATGTTTCATCGAATGACTACCCTGGAATTTCCACAAAGTAA
- the LOC100797158 gene encoding auxin-responsive protein SAUR78 yields MAKVGKLTKLKSAIKRLPSLTKLSRNSSSVSSNKRVSGGTSSSSKEHEQEQQLHAVYVGKSRRRYLVNSEVIDHPVFQELVDRSCSTSSHDDEDGVVVVSCEVVLFEHLLWMLESEETQLGSMDELVEFYSCAC; encoded by the coding sequence ATGGCCAAAGTGGGAAAGCTAACAAAGCTCAAGTCAGCCATCAAGAGATTGCCCTCATTGACCAAGCTCAGCCGCAACAGCAGCAGTGTCTCTTCCAACAAAAGGGtctctggaggaacatcctctTCATCCAAGGAACACGAACAAGAACAACAACTTCATGCGGTTTATGTCGGCAAGTCTAGGAGGCGGTACCTCGTGAACTCCGAAGTGATCGACCACCCCGTGTTTCAGGAACTAGTGGACAGGTCTTGCTCTACTTCTTctcatgatgatgaagatggggTGGTTGTGGTGTCGTGCGAGGTGGTGCTGTTCGAGCACTTGCTGTGGATGCTTGAGAGCGAAGAGACCCAGTTGGGGTCCATGGATGAGCTGGTCGAGTTCTACTCTTGTGCATGCTGA
- the LOC100793839 gene encoding probable complex I intermediate-associated protein 30 isoform X3 produces MVEAVATVGGGGGREREREMSRLRRLIQASVDATKKVISGNLDDLMPPPERPIFSFNSKQELSKWHLYSDSEFGGLSSASLQITESENGATSGIFSGNLSLDVSEGSKWNITRSGFCGMRSKKFDGFIDLDSYDTIAMKLKGDGRCYISTGWSCEYCDRDDFGADLHGELGQFTWTDGR; encoded by the exons ATGGTTGAGGCTGTCGCCACAGTTGGTGGTGGCggggggagagagagagagagagagatgtcGAGATTGCGAAGACTGATCCAAGCTTCAGTTGATGCTACTAAGAAAG TTATATCCGGTAATCTTGATGATTTGATGCCACCACCGGAGAGACCCATCTTCAGCTTCAATTCCAagcaagagttaagcaagtggCATTTGTATTCTGATTCTGAATTTGGAG GTTTGTCCTCTGCGTCTCTGCAGATAACTGAGTCGGAAAATGGAGCAACTTCTGGAATCTTCTCCGGGAACCTTTCTCTGGATGTCTCTGAAGGCTCTAAATGGAACATCACTCGAAGTGGCTTCTGTGGAATGCGCTCAAAAAAg TTTGATGGCTTTATTGATTTGGATTCATATGATACTATTGCTATGAAACTTAAAGGAGATGGAAGATGTTATATATCTACT GGGTGGTCTTGTGAGTATTGTGACCGGGATGATTTTGGTGCAGATCTACACGGAGAATTGGGTCAATTCACCTGGACAGATGGAAGATAA
- the LOC100791192 gene encoding dnaJ homolog subfamily B member 6 isoform X4, with protein MADEGNKSNNFYSILGLKKECTELELKNAYRKLAKKWHPDRCSATGNSELVEEAKKKFQEIREAYSVLSDANKRLMYDVGVYDSDDDENGMGDFLDEMLTMMSQTKSNENGEESFEELQQLFEDMFEADIGLDGGPSLASSDCSTSSAYMTYSESSSSNKHNSSEMNFGKAENSSVFDAGYQNFCFGVM; from the exons ATGGCCGATGAAGGAAACAAAAGCAATAACTTCTATTCGATCTTGGGGTTGAAGAAGGAGTGCACTGAATTGGAGCTAAAGAATGCTTATAGGAAACTTGCAAAG AAATGGCACCCAGATCGTTGTTCAGCGACCGGGAATTCAGAGTTAGTGGAAGAAGCTAAGAAAAAATTTCAGGAAATTCGGGAAGCCTATTCAG TTTTATCTGACGCCAACAAAAGGTTAATGTACGACGTGGGAGTCTACGACAGTGATGACGACGAGAAC GGCATGGGGGACTTCTTGGACGAAATGCTAACAATGATGAGTCAGACCAAATCGAAT GAAAACGGAGAGGAGAGCTTTGAGGAGTTGCAACAGTTGTTTGAAGACATGTTTGAAGCAGATATTGGATTGGACGGAGGCCCTTCTCTTGCTTCTTCTGATTGCTCAACTTCATCTGCTTACATGACTTATAGTGAAAGTTCTAGTTCAAATAAACACAATTCCTCTGAGATGAATTTCGGGAAGGCAGAGAATTCTTCTGTCTTTGATGCTGGTTACCAGAATTTCTGTTTTGGG GTCATGTAA
- the LOC100791192 gene encoding dnaJ homolog subfamily B member 6 isoform X3, with product MADEGNKSNNFYSILGLKKECTELELKNAYRKLAKKWHPDRCSATGNSELVEEAKKKFQEIREAYSVLSDANKRLMYDVGVYDSDDDENGMGDFLDEMLTMMSQTKSNENGEESFEELQQLFEDMFEADIGLDGGPSLASSDCSTSSAYMTYSESSSSNKHNSSEMNFGKAENSSVFDAGYQNFCFGVGHVNYHYQ from the exons ATGGCCGATGAAGGAAACAAAAGCAATAACTTCTATTCGATCTTGGGGTTGAAGAAGGAGTGCACTGAATTGGAGCTAAAGAATGCTTATAGGAAACTTGCAAAG AAATGGCACCCAGATCGTTGTTCAGCGACCGGGAATTCAGAGTTAGTGGAAGAAGCTAAGAAAAAATTTCAGGAAATTCGGGAAGCCTATTCAG TTTTATCTGACGCCAACAAAAGGTTAATGTACGACGTGGGAGTCTACGACAGTGATGACGACGAGAAC GGCATGGGGGACTTCTTGGACGAAATGCTAACAATGATGAGTCAGACCAAATCGAAT GAAAACGGAGAGGAGAGCTTTGAGGAGTTGCAACAGTTGTTTGAAGACATGTTTGAAGCAGATATTGGATTGGACGGAGGCCCTTCTCTTGCTTCTTCTGATTGCTCAACTTCATCTGCTTACATGACTTATAGTGAAAGTTCTAGTTCAAATAAACACAATTCCTCTGAGATGAATTTCGGGAAGGCAGAGAATTCTTCTGTCTTTGATGCTGGTTACCAGAATTTCTGTTTTGGG GTAGGTCATGTAAACTATCATTACCAATGA
- the LOC100793839 gene encoding probable complex I intermediate-associated protein 30 isoform X1 — MVEAVATVGGGGGREREREMSRLRRLIQASVDATKKVISGNLDDLMPPPERPIFSFNSKQELSKWHLYSDSEFGGLSSASLQITESENGATSGIFSGNLSLDVSEGSKWNITRSGFCGMRSKKFDGFIDLDSYDTIAMKLKGDGRCYISTIYTENWVNSPGQMEDNSWQAFVYVPEGNWYIMKIPLARYLPTWRGNVIDAQIEMNPSRVLGMSLSVNAEGGVPGARSGPGDFRVELDWIKAMRTE; from the exons ATGGTTGAGGCTGTCGCCACAGTTGGTGGTGGCggggggagagagagagagagagagatgtcGAGATTGCGAAGACTGATCCAAGCTTCAGTTGATGCTACTAAGAAAG TTATATCCGGTAATCTTGATGATTTGATGCCACCACCGGAGAGACCCATCTTCAGCTTCAATTCCAagcaagagttaagcaagtggCATTTGTATTCTGATTCTGAATTTGGAG GTTTGTCCTCTGCGTCTCTGCAGATAACTGAGTCGGAAAATGGAGCAACTTCTGGAATCTTCTCCGGGAACCTTTCTCTGGATGTCTCTGAAGGCTCTAAATGGAACATCACTCGAAGTGGCTTCTGTGGAATGCGCTCAAAAAAg TTTGATGGCTTTATTGATTTGGATTCATATGATACTATTGCTATGAAACTTAAAGGAGATGGAAGATGTTATATATCTACT ATCTACACGGAGAATTGGGTCAATTCACCTGGACAGATGGAAGATAATTCATGGCAAGCTTTTGTTTATGTGCCTGAAGGAAACTGGTATATCATGAAG ATTCCTCTAGCTCGATATTTACCTACTTGGAGAGGGAACGTTATAGATGCACAAATCGAAATGAATCCATCCCGTGTTTTAGGCATGTCTCTATCTGTCAATGCTGAGGGTGGTGTCCCAGGTGCTAGATCTGGACCAGGTGATTTCAGAGTTGAACTTGATTGGATCAAAGCCATGAGAACAGAATAA
- the LOC100793839 gene encoding probable complex I intermediate-associated protein 30 isoform X2, with amino-acid sequence MVEAVATVGGGGGREREREMSRLRRLIQASVDATKKVISGNLDDLMPPPERPIFSFNSKQELSKWHLYSDSEFGGLSSASLQITESENGATSGIFSGNLSLDVSEGSKWNITRSGFCGMRSKKFDGFIDLDSYDTIAMKLKGDGRCYISTIYTENWVNSPGQMEDNSWQAFVYVPEGNWYIMKVLYLVERCLWFHSRSQSLCKGGGLC; translated from the exons ATGGTTGAGGCTGTCGCCACAGTTGGTGGTGGCggggggagagagagagagagagagatgtcGAGATTGCGAAGACTGATCCAAGCTTCAGTTGATGCTACTAAGAAAG TTATATCCGGTAATCTTGATGATTTGATGCCACCACCGGAGAGACCCATCTTCAGCTTCAATTCCAagcaagagttaagcaagtggCATTTGTATTCTGATTCTGAATTTGGAG GTTTGTCCTCTGCGTCTCTGCAGATAACTGAGTCGGAAAATGGAGCAACTTCTGGAATCTTCTCCGGGAACCTTTCTCTGGATGTCTCTGAAGGCTCTAAATGGAACATCACTCGAAGTGGCTTCTGTGGAATGCGCTCAAAAAAg TTTGATGGCTTTATTGATTTGGATTCATATGATACTATTGCTATGAAACTTAAAGGAGATGGAAGATGTTATATATCTACT ATCTACACGGAGAATTGGGTCAATTCACCTGGACAGATGGAAGATAATTCATGGCAAGCTTTTGTTTATGTGCCTGAAGGAAACTGGTATATCATGAAG GTTTTGTACCTAGTTGAGCGCTGCCTATGGTTTCATAGTCGGTCCCAAAGTCTGTGCAAAGGAGGAGGGTTGTGTTAG
- the LOC100791192 gene encoding dnaJ homolog subfamily B member 6 isoform X2, which produces MADEGNKSNNFYSILGLKKECTELELKNAYRKLAKKWHPDRCSATGNSELVEEAKKKFQEIREAYSVLSDANKRLMYDVGVYDSDDDENGMGDFLDEMLTMMSQTKSNENGEESFEELQQLFEDMFEADIGLDGGPSLASSDCSTSSAYMTYSESSSSNKHNSSEMNFGKAENSSVFDAGYQNFCFGTGEPTPRYKEEKGGNSRRR; this is translated from the exons ATGGCCGATGAAGGAAACAAAAGCAATAACTTCTATTCGATCTTGGGGTTGAAGAAGGAGTGCACTGAATTGGAGCTAAAGAATGCTTATAGGAAACTTGCAAAG AAATGGCACCCAGATCGTTGTTCAGCGACCGGGAATTCAGAGTTAGTGGAAGAAGCTAAGAAAAAATTTCAGGAAATTCGGGAAGCCTATTCAG TTTTATCTGACGCCAACAAAAGGTTAATGTACGACGTGGGAGTCTACGACAGTGATGACGACGAGAAC GGCATGGGGGACTTCTTGGACGAAATGCTAACAATGATGAGTCAGACCAAATCGAAT GAAAACGGAGAGGAGAGCTTTGAGGAGTTGCAACAGTTGTTTGAAGACATGTTTGAAGCAGATATTGGATTGGACGGAGGCCCTTCTCTTGCTTCTTCTGATTGCTCAACTTCATCTGCTTACATGACTTATAGTGAAAGTTCTAGTTCAAATAAACACAATTCCTCTGAGATGAATTTCGGGAAGGCAGAGAATTCTTCTGTCTTTGATGCTGGTTACCAGAATTTCTGTTTTGGG ACAGGTGAACCAACTCCAAgatataaagaagaaaaaggggggAATTCTAGGAGGAGGTAG
- the LOC102666083 gene encoding auxin-responsive protein SAUR71 — translation MGARESKLRKWVMSGGSAYYKRLEGTLLVPKGYVPICVGKTDDTCKRFMVHTRALRDAYFKELLGRSAEEYGFKNEGVLRIQFEAQDFEEWLIKRSNSNEKITSKRRVKPI, via the coding sequence ATGGGAGCAAGAGAAAGCAAGTTAAGGAAATGGGTGATGAGTGGTGGAAGTGCTTATTATAAGCGCTTAGAAGGCACTCTATTGGTACCTAAGGGTTATGTTCCAATATGTGTTGGCAAAACTGATGATACTTGCAAGCGGTTTATGGTTCACACTAGAGCACTTCGTGATGCATATTTCAAAGAGCTGCTGGGTAGGTCTGCTGAGGAATATGGTTTTAAGAATGAAGGGGTTCTGAGGATCCAATTCGAAGCTCAAGATTTTGAAGAATGGTTGATCAAAAGGTCCAATTCCAATGAGAAGATTACAAGTAAGAGGAGGGTTAAACCAATTTAA